One Pristiophorus japonicus isolate sPriJap1 chromosome X, sPriJap1.hap1, whole genome shotgun sequence genomic region harbors:
- the LOC139240945 gene encoding tubulin alpha chain isoform X2: MPSDKTIGGGDDSFNTFFSETGAGKHVPRAVFVDLEPTVIDEVRTGTYRQLFHPEQLITGKEDAANNYARGHYTIGKEIIDLVLDRIRKLADQCTGLQGFLVFHSFGGGTGSGFTSLLMERLSVDYGKKSKLEFSIYPAPQVSTAVVEPYNSILTTHTTLEHSDCAFMVDNEAIYDICRRNLDIERPTYTNLNRLISQIVSSITASLRFDGALNVDLTEFQTNLVPYPRIHFPLATYAPVISAEKAYHEQLSVSEITNACFEPANQMVKCDPRHGKYMACCLLYRGDVVPKDVNAAIATIKTKRSIQFVDWCPTGFKVGINYQPPTVVPGGDLAKVQRAVCMLSNTTAIAEAWARLDHKFDLMYAKRAFVHWYVGEGMEEGEFSEAREDMAALEKDYEEVGVDSVEGEGEEEGEEY; this comes from the exons ATGCCCAGTGACAAGACCATTGGTGGTGGCGATGATTCCTTCAACACCTTCTTCAGTGAGACAGGAGCTGGCAAACATGTTCCACGAGCTGTGTTTGTGGACTTGGAGCCAACTGTAATAG ATGAGGTACGTACTGGTACTTACCGCCAGCTGTTCCACCCTGAGCAGCTCATCACTGGGAAGGAAGATGCCGCCAATAACTATGCCCGTGGCCATTACACAATTGGCAAGGAGATTATTGACCTGGTCCTGGACCGAATCCGTAAACTG GCCGACCAATGCACAGGTCTCCAGGGTTTCCTGGTCTTCCACAGCTTTGGTGGTGGCACTGGCTCTGGTTTTACATCCCTGCTGATGGAGCGTCTCTCTGTTGACTATGGCAAGAAATCCAAGCTTGAATTCTCCATCTACCCAGCTCCACAGGTGTCTACGGCAGTGGTAGAACCCTACAACTCTATCCTGACCACCCACACCACCCTGGAGCACTCTGATTGTGCTTTCATGGTTGACAATGAAGCCATCTATGATATCTGCCGAAGAAACTTGGACATTGAACGACCAACATACACCAACCTGAACCGTCTAATCAGCCAGATTGTGTCCTCTATCACCGCTTCCCTCCGCTTTGATGGTGCTCTGAATGTTGATCTGACTGAGTTCCAGACCAATTTGGTGCCATACCCCCGTATCCACTTCCCATTGGCCACCTATGCACCAGTTATCTCGGCTGAGAAAGCCTATCATGAGCAGCTTTCTGTGTCTGAGATAACCAATGCTTGCTTTGAGCCAGCCAACCAGATGGTCAAATGTGACCCACGCCATGGCAAGTACATGGCCTGCTGTCTTCTTTACCGTGGTGATGTGGTGCCAAAAGATGTTAATGCTGCCATTGCTACGATTAAAACCAAACGTAGCATCCAATTTGTGGATTGGTGTCCAACTGGTTTCAAGGTTGGTATCAACTACCAGCCTCCCACTGTGGTACCTGGAGGTGACCTGGCCAAGGTTCAGCGAGCTGTGTGTATGCTGAGCAACACCACCGCCATTGCTGAAGCTTGGGCTCGCCTGGACCACAAATTTGACCTGATGTATGCCAAACGTGCCTTTGTTCATTGGTATGTTGGTGAGGGTATGGAGGAAGGGGAGTTCTCCGAGGCCCGTGAGGACATGGCTGCTCTGGAGAAGGATTACGAAGAAGTTGGTGTTGACTCTGTtgaaggggaaggagaagaggaaggagaagaaTATTAG
- the LOC139240945 gene encoding tubulin alpha chain isoform X1: protein MRECISIHVGQAGVQIGNACWELYCLEHGIQPDGQMPSDKTIGGGDDSFNTFFSETGAGKHVPRAVFVDLEPTVIDEVRTGTYRQLFHPEQLITGKEDAANNYARGHYTIGKEIIDLVLDRIRKLADQCTGLQGFLVFHSFGGGTGSGFTSLLMERLSVDYGKKSKLEFSIYPAPQVSTAVVEPYNSILTTHTTLEHSDCAFMVDNEAIYDICRRNLDIERPTYTNLNRLISQIVSSITASLRFDGALNVDLTEFQTNLVPYPRIHFPLATYAPVISAEKAYHEQLSVSEITNACFEPANQMVKCDPRHGKYMACCLLYRGDVVPKDVNAAIATIKTKRSIQFVDWCPTGFKVGINYQPPTVVPGGDLAKVQRAVCMLSNTTAIAEAWARLDHKFDLMYAKRAFVHWYVGEGMEEGEFSEAREDMAALEKDYEEVGVDSVEGEGEEEGEEY from the exons ATG cgtgAGTGTATCAGCATCCATGTTGGCCAGGCTGGTGTCCAGATCGGCAATGCCTGCTGGGAACTCTATTGCTTGGAACATGGCATCCAGCCTGATGGACAGATGCCCAGTGACAAGACCATTGGTGGTGGCGATGATTCCTTCAACACCTTCTTCAGTGAGACAGGAGCTGGCAAACATGTTCCACGAGCTGTGTTTGTGGACTTGGAGCCAACTGTAATAG ATGAGGTACGTACTGGTACTTACCGCCAGCTGTTCCACCCTGAGCAGCTCATCACTGGGAAGGAAGATGCCGCCAATAACTATGCCCGTGGCCATTACACAATTGGCAAGGAGATTATTGACCTGGTCCTGGACCGAATCCGTAAACTG GCCGACCAATGCACAGGTCTCCAGGGTTTCCTGGTCTTCCACAGCTTTGGTGGTGGCACTGGCTCTGGTTTTACATCCCTGCTGATGGAGCGTCTCTCTGTTGACTATGGCAAGAAATCCAAGCTTGAATTCTCCATCTACCCAGCTCCACAGGTGTCTACGGCAGTGGTAGAACCCTACAACTCTATCCTGACCACCCACACCACCCTGGAGCACTCTGATTGTGCTTTCATGGTTGACAATGAAGCCATCTATGATATCTGCCGAAGAAACTTGGACATTGAACGACCAACATACACCAACCTGAACCGTCTAATCAGCCAGATTGTGTCCTCTATCACCGCTTCCCTCCGCTTTGATGGTGCTCTGAATGTTGATCTGACTGAGTTCCAGACCAATTTGGTGCCATACCCCCGTATCCACTTCCCATTGGCCACCTATGCACCAGTTATCTCGGCTGAGAAAGCCTATCATGAGCAGCTTTCTGTGTCTGAGATAACCAATGCTTGCTTTGAGCCAGCCAACCAGATGGTCAAATGTGACCCACGCCATGGCAAGTACATGGCCTGCTGTCTTCTTTACCGTGGTGATGTGGTGCCAAAAGATGTTAATGCTGCCATTGCTACGATTAAAACCAAACGTAGCATCCAATTTGTGGATTGGTGTCCAACTGGTTTCAAGGTTGGTATCAACTACCAGCCTCCCACTGTGGTACCTGGAGGTGACCTGGCCAAGGTTCAGCGAGCTGTGTGTATGCTGAGCAACACCACCGCCATTGCTGAAGCTTGGGCTCGCCTGGACCACAAATTTGACCTGATGTATGCCAAACGTGCCTTTGTTCATTGGTATGTTGGTGAGGGTATGGAGGAAGGGGAGTTCTCCGAGGCCCGTGAGGACATGGCTGCTCTGGAGAAGGATTACGAAGAAGTTGGTGTTGACTCTGTtgaaggggaaggagaagaggaaggagaagaaTATTAG